From one Eucalyptus grandis isolate ANBG69807.140 chromosome 9, ASM1654582v1, whole genome shotgun sequence genomic stretch:
- the LOC104420001 gene encoding leucine-rich repeat receptor-like serine/threonine-protein kinase BAM1, producing the protein MFPLFVLATLFLSRTCSSYPVGDFDALLELKKGFEYAEPTLSSWNASNPTSVCSWAGIRCSRGRVVSVDLTDLNLYGTVSPVILRLDCLVELSLAGNNFTATITVANLSNLQFLNISNNQFSGSLDWNYSSIVNLEVFDAYNNNLTAFLPVRILSLKKLKHLNLGGNYFYGRIPEAYGDLVGLEFLSLAGNDLKGVIPVELGNLTNLKEIYLGYYNAFEGGIPKEFGKLINLVHMDISSCELDGPIPRELGNLKELDTLYLHINLLSGPIPKQLGNLTNLVNLDLSNNALTGEIPSELVNLKRLKLFNLFMNRLHGSVPDYVADLPDLETLALWMNNFTGTIPENLGRNGKLQLLDLSSNKLTGTIPPDLCSSNQLGILILLKNYLFGPIPEGLGTCSSLVRVRLGQNYLNGSIPSGFIYLPQLKLMELQSNYLSGTLSENGNSSSKPALLGQLNLSNNQLSGALPFSLANYSSIQILLLSGNQFSGPIPSSVGELHQVLKLDLSQNMLSGEIPPDIGNCNHLTFLDLSQNNLSGFIPPDISNIHILNYLNVSRNHLSQTIPKAIGNMKSLTTADFSFNDFSGKLPESGQFAFFNASSFAGNPLLCGSLINNPCNFTTVPSKPSNSTTRFKLIFALGLLMCSLAFALAAILKAKSFKKSSSGSWKMTAFQKLDFTVSDILECVKDGNVIGRGGAGIVYHGKMPNGVEIAVKKLLGFGNHSHDHGFRAEIQTLGNIRHRNIVRLLAFCSNKEANLLVYEYMRNGSLGEALHGKKGTFLGWNLRYKIAIEAAKGLCYLHHDCSPLIVHRDVKSNNILLNSSFEAHVADFGLAKYLVDGGASECMSAIAGSYGYIAPEYAYTLRVDEKSDVYSFGVVLLELLTGRRPVGDFGEGVDIVQWSKKMTGCRKEEVTCIVDPKLKAVPKDEATHLFFIAMLCVQDNSVERPTMREVVQMLSEYPRHSPDRQSPSSSVVQSRCYTSPEQDKGSTQFKQDPLV; encoded by the exons ATGTTCCCGCTCTTTGTTTTGGCCACTCTTTTTCTGTCTCGGACTTGCTCGTCCTATCCGGTTGGTGATTTCGATGCCTTACTTGAACTGAAAAAGGGATTTGAGTATGCAGAACCGACTCTAAGCAGTTGGAATGCCTCAAACCCAACCTCAGTTTGCTCGTGGGCTGGAATTAGATGCTCCAGGGGACGTGTTGTGTCGGTCGACTTGACAGACTTAAATCTGTATGGCACAGTTTCACCTGTCATATTAAGATTGGATTGCCTGGTCGAGCTCTCTCTTGCTGGAAATAACTTTACGGCTACTATCACGGTTGCAAACTTGAGTAATCTCCAGTTTCTCAACATCTCAAACAACCAGTTCAGTGGCAGCTTGGACTGGAACTACTCAAGTATAGTGAACTTGGAAGTTTTTGATGCTTACAACAACAACCTCACTGCCTTCCTTCCAGTTCGAATTCTCAGCCTGAAGAAACTCAAGCACTTAAATCTGGGGGGCAACTACTTTTATGGAAGAATTCCAGAGGCTTATGGGGATTTAGTGGGGTTGGAGTTCCTCTCTCTTGCCGGAAATGATCTAAAAGGAGTCATTCCAGTTGAGCTGGGCAATCTCACCAATCTAAAAGAGATCTACTTAGGCTACTATAACGCCTTCGAAGGTGGGATTCCCAAGGAGTTTGGGAAACTCATAAATCTAGTTCACATGGATATTTCCTCCTGTGAATTGGATGGTCCGATACCAAGGGAATTGGGGAATTTGAAGGAGCTCGATACGTTGTATTTGCACATCAATCTCCTGTCTGGTCCAATCCCCAAGCAGCTGGGAAACTTGACGAACTTGGTGAATCTCGACCTCTCCAATAATGCGCTTACTGGAGAGATCCCGTCTGAGCTTGTCAATCTCAAAAGGCTAAAGCTTTTCAACCTCTTCATGAACAGATTGCATGGGTCGGTTCCTGACTATGTTGCTGATTTACCGGACCTGGAAACGCTTGCCCTGTGGATGAACAACTTCACAGGTACAATTCCAGAAAATCTTGGCCGAAATGGAAAGCTTCAACTGCTCGATCTGTCGTCCAACAAATTAACCGGCACAATCCCTCCAGACTTGTGCTCATCGAATCAACTTGGGATATTGATTCTCTTGAAGAACTATCTCTTTGGGCCTATCCCGGAAGGTCTAGGAACATGTTCCAGCCTGGTCAGGGTGAGGTTGGGACAAAATTACCTGAATGGAAGCATTCCTAGCGGCTTCATCTATCTGCCTCAGCTGAAACTGATGGAGCTGCAAAGTAACTACTTATCAGGAACATTGTCAGAAAACGGCAATAGCTCGTCAAAGCCTGCCTTGTTGGGCCAGCTCAACCTATCGAACAACCAACTTTCGGGAGCTTTACCATTTTCACTGGCCAATTACTCCTCCATCCAGATCCTTCTGCTCAGCGGAAACCAGTTTTCAGGTCCAATCCCTTCTTCCGTTGGTGAGCTGCATCAAGTGCTGAAGCTTGATCTCAGCCAGAACATGCTCTCAGGTGAGATTCCACCAGATATCGGAAATTGTAACCATCTCACTTTCCTTGATTTGAGCCAAAACAACCTTTCTGGCTTCATTCCACCTGATATCTCTAACATCCACATCCTCAATTACTTGAATGTTTCACGAAACCACCTGAGCCAAACGATACCAAAAGCAATTGGTAACATGAAGAGCCTAACAACAGCAGATTTCTCCTTCAATGATTTCTCTGGTAAACTTCCAGAGTCGGGACAATTTGCTTTCTTCAATGCCTCTTCTTTTGCTGGCAATCCCCTGCTTTGTGGTTCTCTCATAAACAATCCTTGCAATTTCACCACTGTCCCGAGCAAGCCCAGCAACAGCACTACACGTTTCAAGTTGATTTTTGCCCTTGGGCTTTTGATGTGCTCTCTGGCATTTGCTCTTGCCGCCATATTGAAGGCCAAGTCATTCAAAAAAAGCAGTTCTGGCTCATGGAAGATGACAGCATTCCAGAAGCTGGATTTCACCGTTTCCGACATCCTTGAATGTGTGAAGGACGGCAATGTGATAGGGAGAGGAGGAGCTGGGATTGTGTATCATGGCAAAATGCCAAATGGGGTCGAAATCGCCGTGAAGAAGCTTTTGGGCTTTGGCAACCACAGCCATGATCACGGGTTCAGAGCCGAAATTCAAACGCTAGGCAACATTCGGCACAGAAACATAGTGAGGTTGCTAGCGTTCTGTTCGAACAAGGAAGCCAATCTATTGGTTTATGAGTACATGAGAAATGGAAGCCTAGGGGAGGCATTACATGGGAAGAAAGGCACATTCCTGGGGTGGAATTTAAGGTACAAAATCGCCATTGAAGCTGCTAAAGGCTTGTGCTATCTTCACCATGATTGTTCCCCATTGATCGTACACCGAGACGTGAAGTCGAACAACATTCTCCTCAATTCGAGCTTTGAGGCACACGTCGCAGATTTCGGCCTAGCAAAATACTTGGTGGATGGAGGTGCATCCGAATGCATGTCTGCAATAGCAGGGTCATATGGCTACATTGCTCCCG AGTATGCGTACACATTGAGAGTGGACGAGAAGAGCGATGTTTACAGTTTTGGCGTGGTGTTGCTGGAGCTCTTGACCGGCCGGCGCCCGGTGGGCGATTTTGGGGAAGGCGTGGACATCGTGCAGTGGAGCAAGAAGATGACCGGCTGCCGCAAGGAGGAGGTCACTTGCATCGTCGATCCCAAGCTGAAGGCGGTGCCCAAGGACGAAGCCACGCACCTGTTCTTCATCGCCATGCTCTGCGTCCAAGACAACAGCGTCGAGCGGCCCACCATGAGAGAGGTGGTTCAGATGCTCTCTGAATACCCGCGTCACTCGCCGGACCGCCAGTCTCCGTCATCCTCCGTGGTCCAATCACGTTGTTACACGAGTCCCGAGCAAGATAAAGGCAGCACCCAGTTCAAGCAGGATCCTTTGGTATGA